One window from the genome of Salvia miltiorrhiza cultivar Shanhuang (shh) chromosome 7, IMPLAD_Smil_shh, whole genome shotgun sequence encodes:
- the LOC130995393 gene encoding probable galacturonosyltransferase-like 7: MLWIMRFSGFFSAAMVMIVLSPSLQSFPPAEAIRSSHDDSVLRFSTPTHSGDTFSFRRSPAFRNAGDCRSPKVANYSVCDPSLVHVAITLDVEYLRGSVAAVHSVLQHAKCPESVFFHFLVAEIGLETLVRSTFPELKFKVYYFDPERVRDLISSSVRQALEQPLNYARNYLADLLEACVLRVIYLDSDLVVVDDISKLWSTKLGRKTIGAPEYCHANFTKYFTAYFWSNNRFSGVFSGRNPCYFNTGVMVMDLGKWRRFGYTRRIERWMEVQKTSASRIYELGSLPPFLLVFAGHVAPIEHRWNQHGLGGDNVRGSCRDLHPGPVSLLHWSGSGKPWLRLDSKQPCPLDSLWAPYDLYGHST; encoded by the coding sequence ATGCTGTGGATAATGAGGTTTTCCGGATTCTTTTCGGCGGCGATGGTGATGATTGTGCTATCCCCCTCACTTCAGTCCTTCCCGCCGGCGGAGGCGATTCGGTCCTCGCACGACGATTCGGTGCTCAGATTCTCCACGCCGACGCATTCCGGCGACACATTCTCCTTCCGCCGCTCGCCGGCGTTCCGCAATGCCGGCGACTGCCGGTCTCCTAAGGTGGCGAATTACAGCGTCTGCGATCCGTCGCTTGTCCACGTCGCGATCACTCTCGATGTCGAGTATCTGCGCGGCTCCGTCGCCGCCGTTCATTCGGTTCTTCAGCATGCCAAATGCCCGGAGAGCGTGTTTTTCCATTTCCTCGTGGCGGAAATCGGTCTCGAAACACTCGTCCGATCCACGTTCCCGGAGTTGAAGTTCAAGGTGTATTACTTCGATCCGGAAAGAGTGCGGGATCTCATCTCCAGCTCCGTCAGGCAAGCGCTCGAACAGCCGCTCAATTACGCCCGAAATTACCTAGCGGATCTACTTGAGGCATGCGTCTTGCGAGTGATCTACCTGGATTCGGATCTCGTCGTCGTCGACGACATCTCAAAGCTGTGGAGCACGAAATTAGGGCGAAAAACGATCGGCGCGCCGGAATACTGCCACGCCAATTTCACCAAATACTTCACCGCGTATTTCTGGTCGAACAATCGCTTCTCCGGCGTGTTCTCTGGCCGCAATCCGTGCTACTTCAACACCGGCGTGATGGTGATGGATCTGGGAAAGTGGCGGCGGTTCGGCTACACGCGCCGCATAGAGAGGTGGATGGAGGTGCAGAAGACGAGCGCGAGTCGCATTTACGAGCTCGGCTCCCTGCCGCCGTTCCTGCTGGTGTTCGCCGGCCACGTGGCGCCGATCGAGCACAGGTGGAATCAGCACGGATTGGGCGGCGACAATGTGCGCGGCAGCTGCAGGGACCTCCACCCCGGCCCAGTGAGCCTGCTGCACTGGAGCGGCAGCGGCAAGCCGTGGCTTCGGCTCGACTCGAAGCAGCCATGTCCGCTCGACTCCTTGTGGGCACCGTACGATCTATACGGACACTCGACGTGA
- the LOC130995392 gene encoding nicotinamide adenine dinucleotide transporter 1, chloroplastic-like → MAAESHGVNPRGLLCNAGAGAAAGAIAATFVCPLDVIKTRLQVHGLPQLANANIRGGVIIRSLEHIFQKEGLRGMYRGLSPTTLAMFPNWAVYFTIYEQLKSFLGSDDVNQQLSVGANMAAASGAGAATAITTNPLWVVKTRFQTQGMRTGVVPYRGTLSALKRIAHEEGIRGLYSGLVPALAGISHVAIQFPTYEKIKCYLAKQGNTTTDKLSASDVALASSISKIFASTLTYPHEVVRSRLQEQGYHSEKKYCGVVDCIKKVFQQDGIAGFYRGCAINLLRTTPAAVITFTSFEMIHRSLLTFFPQPL, encoded by the exons ATGGCTGCTGAGAGTCAtggcgttaatcctaggggaCTTCTCTGCAATGCTGGCGCCGGCGCTGCGGCTG GTGCGATTGCAGCTACTTTTGTATGCCCTTTGGATGTTATCAAAACTAGGTTACAGGTCCATGGGCTCCCCCAACTTGCGAATGCTAATATCAGAG GTGGTGTTATAATTAGAAGTTTAGAACATATATTTCAGAAGGAGGGATTACGTGGTATGTACCGTGGACTCTCCCCTACAACGCTTGCTATGTTTCCCAATTGGGCA GTGTATTTCACTATTTATGAACAATTAAAGAGTTTTCTTGGTTCTGATG ATGTAAATCAGCAGCTCTCTGTTGGTGCAAACATGGCGGCTGCTTCTGGTGCTGGAGCTGCAACAGCAATCACGACAAATCCTCTTTGGGTTGTCAAAACAAGGTTTCAG ACACAAGGAATGAGAACAGGTGTGGTGCCGTATAGGGGTACACTGTCTGCCTTAAAAAGAATTGCACATGAAGAGGGTATTCGTGGATTGTATAG TGGTCTAGTGCCAGCTTTGGCTGGTATTAGTCATGTTGCTATTCAGTTTCCAACATATGAAAAGATAAAGTGCTATCTAGCTAAACAAG GTAACACGACGACTGATAAACTCAGTGCAAGTGATGTTGCTTTAGCTTCGTCCATTTCAAAAATATTTGCTTCGACCTTGACATATCCTCACGAG GTTGTTCGTTCAAGACTTCAAGAACAAGGATACCACTCCGAGAAGAAATATTGCGGTGTTGTGGACTGCATCAAGAAGGTTTTCCAGCAAGATGGCATCGCTGGTTTCTATCGGGGTTGTGCCATCAACCTGCTGAGGACGACCCCAGCTGCTGTAATCACATTTACCAGTTTTGAGATGATTCACCGATCTCTCCTTACATTCTTCCCTCAACCACTCTGA